From Bacillus sp. Bos-x628, the proteins below share one genomic window:
- a CDS encoding 2-isopropylmalate synthase encodes MRKINFFDTTLRDGEQSPGVNLNAQEKRIIAKQLERLGVNIIEAGFPASSRGDFLGVQEIARTIQNCSVAGLARCVKGDIDAAWEALKDGVDPRIHVFIATSDIHLKHKLKKTREEVVEQAVSMVKYAKERFPVVQWSAEDACRTDLAFLAEIVEKVIDAGASVVNLPDTVGYLAPKEYGNIFKYMKEHVPNIDRVNLSAHCHDDLGMAVANSLAAIENGADQIETAVNGIGERAGNAALEEIAVALHIRKDFYQVESTIQLNEIKRTSDIVSKYSGMIVPRNKAIVGNNAFAHESGIHQDGFLKEKTTYEIISPELVGVTTDVLVLGKHSGRHAFKDRLTTLGFKLTDEEINKFFETFKNLTEKKKEITDDDLISIILEEKVADRKIGYEFESLQVHYGTEQMPTATVSLKNQETQEGIQEAATGAGSVEAVYNTLERCMEERIHLLDYRIQSNGKGRDALAEVYVTVAIEGKETAGRGVAQDVLEASAKAYVNAVNRHLIFKSNLIEIEKHHAIS; translated from the coding sequence GTGCGGAAAATTAATTTCTTTGACACAACACTTCGAGATGGAGAGCAATCACCAGGAGTGAACTTAAATGCGCAAGAAAAACGAATTATTGCAAAGCAGCTTGAGCGCCTTGGGGTCAATATCATTGAAGCGGGATTTCCCGCTTCATCCCGAGGGGATTTCTTAGGTGTACAAGAAATTGCAAGAACGATTCAAAACTGTTCTGTAGCAGGTCTTGCTCGCTGTGTAAAAGGTGACATTGATGCAGCATGGGAAGCATTAAAAGATGGCGTTGACCCAAGAATTCACGTCTTTATTGCCACCTCTGATATCCACTTGAAGCATAAATTAAAGAAAACACGTGAGGAAGTCGTAGAACAGGCTGTCTCTATGGTGAAATACGCAAAGGAACGTTTCCCAGTAGTCCAGTGGTCAGCAGAGGATGCATGCCGTACAGACCTTGCTTTCTTAGCAGAAATTGTGGAGAAGGTCATTGATGCGGGTGCAAGTGTGGTTAACTTGCCTGATACAGTTGGTTATCTAGCACCAAAAGAGTACGGAAATATTTTTAAATATATGAAAGAACACGTTCCGAATATCGATCGCGTGAATTTGTCAGCACATTGTCATGATGACCTTGGGATGGCTGTGGCAAACTCACTTGCAGCCATCGAAAATGGTGCAGATCAAATTGAAACAGCCGTAAATGGAATTGGAGAGCGTGCAGGAAATGCCGCTTTAGAAGAAATTGCAGTAGCACTTCATATTCGAAAAGATTTTTATCAGGTCGAATCAACAATTCAACTGAATGAAATTAAGCGTACAAGTGATATAGTGAGCAAATACTCTGGAATGATTGTGCCGCGTAACAAAGCAATCGTGGGAAACAACGCATTTGCACATGAATCAGGTATTCACCAAGATGGCTTCCTCAAAGAAAAAACAACCTATGAAATTATTTCTCCAGAGCTTGTAGGCGTGACAACAGATGTTCTTGTCCTTGGGAAACACTCCGGAAGACATGCGTTTAAAGATCGCCTCACAACACTCGGCTTTAAACTGACTGATGAAGAAATTAATAAATTCTTTGAAACATTCAAGAACTTGACGGAGAAAAAGAAAGAGATCACAGATGACGATTTGATTTCGATTATATTAGAAGAAAAAGTAGCAGATCGGAAAATTGGATATGAATTTGAAAGTCTTCAAGTACACTATGGCACAGAGCAAATGCCGACGGCGACCGTTTCTCTAAAAAATCAAGAAACGCAGGAAGGCATACAAGAAGCAGCCACAGGTGCCGGCAGTGTAGAGGCTGTATACAATACATTAGAGCGTTGCATGGAAGAAAGAATCCATTTGCTAGACTACCGAATTCAATCAAACGGAAAAGGAAGAGATGCACTTGCAGAAGTATATGTCACTGTTGCAATAGAAGGAAAAGAAACAGCAGGACGCGGCGTTGCACAGGATGTACTGGAAGCATCAGCTAAAGCATACGTCAATGCAGTGAACAGGCATCTCATCTTTAAATCAAATCTTATCGAAATAGAAAAACATCATGCGATTTCATAG
- the leuB gene encoding 3-isopropylmalate dehydrogenase: MKKKIALLPGDGIGPEVVKSAVAVLKETAAQFEHEFEFKTALIGGIAIDEKNNPLPQETVDVCKNADAILLGAVGGPKWDQNPPELRPEKGLLAIRKQLDLFANIRPVKVFDSLAAASPLKQQHINGVDFVIVRELTGGLYFGKPSERYTNDEGKEAAVDTLLYSKEEIVRVLKVAFEMALFRRKKVTSVDKANVLASSKLWRDAVEEVALQFPEVTYEHMLVDNAAMQLIYKPAQFDVIVTENMFGDILSDEASMMTGSIGMLPSASLSSTGLHLYEPIHGSAPDIAGQNVANPLATILSAASLLRTSFALEEEAATIEAAVEAVLASGKRTRDLTSKEGTYQTTDDITIAVVDELKQRAKTIV, encoded by the coding sequence TTGAAAAAGAAAATTGCACTTTTGCCCGGCGATGGAATCGGACCGGAAGTGGTCAAGTCGGCGGTAGCTGTTTTAAAAGAAACAGCGGCTCAATTTGAGCACGAATTTGAATTTAAAACAGCGTTGATTGGTGGTATAGCGATTGATGAGAAAAATAACCCGCTACCTCAGGAAACAGTAGATGTGTGCAAAAACGCAGATGCGATCTTATTAGGAGCAGTTGGTGGACCAAAATGGGATCAAAATCCCCCAGAACTTCGACCAGAAAAAGGATTGCTCGCCATTCGCAAACAATTAGACTTATTTGCAAACATTCGCCCTGTCAAAGTATTTGATAGCTTGGCAGCGGCTTCACCATTAAAGCAACAACATATCAATGGCGTTGATTTTGTCATCGTTCGCGAATTAACTGGAGGCCTCTATTTTGGCAAACCAAGTGAGCGTTATACCAACGATGAAGGAAAAGAAGCAGCAGTTGATACGCTGCTTTATTCAAAGGAAGAGATTGTCCGCGTTTTAAAAGTAGCGTTTGAAATGGCTTTATTTAGACGTAAAAAGGTCACTTCTGTTGATAAAGCAAATGTGCTCGCTTCTAGTAAGCTATGGCGCGATGCAGTAGAAGAGGTTGCTTTACAATTCCCAGAAGTCACATACGAGCACATGCTTGTTGATAATGCGGCGATGCAGCTCATCTATAAGCCGGCTCAATTTGATGTGATTGTCACAGAGAATATGTTTGGCGACATATTAAGTGATGAAGCCTCTATGATGACAGGCTCAATCGGCATGCTACCTTCTGCTAGTCTATCAAGCACAGGACTCCATTTATATGAGCCGATTCATGGTTCAGCACCCGATATTGCAGGGCAAAATGTGGCAAACCCTCTTGCGACCATTCTGTCAGCAGCCAGTCTGCTTAGAACATCTTTTGCATTAGAAGAAGAAGCAGCTACGATAGAAGCAGCAGTGGAAGCTGTGCTTGCTTCTGGTAAACGAACAAGAGATTTAACATCAAAAGAGGGAACGTATCAAACGACAGATGATATCACGATAGCAGTTGTTGACGAACTAAAACAACGTGCGAAAACAATTGTATAA
- the leuC gene encoding 3-isopropylmalate dehydratase large subunit, whose product MPRTIIEKIWDQHVVKNGEGKPDLLYIDLHLVHEVTSPQAFEGLRQKGRKVRRPQNTFATMDHNIPTVNRFVIEDEIAKKQVSALERNCAEFGVRLADLHSVDQGIVHVIGPELGLTLPGKTIVCGDSHTSTHGAFGALAFGIGTSEVEHVLSTQTLWQKRPKTLEIRVDGKLQKGVTAKDVILAIIGAHGVKFGSGYVIEYTGEVFRNMTMDERMTICNMSIEAGARAGLIAPDEVTFEYCRGRKYAPQGEDFEAAIEEWKELRTDPGATYDKTIVLDGNTISPMVTWGINPGMVLPVDAEIPGPEDFEQEDDQKEALRAYEYMGVKPHQRIEDITIDHVFIGSCTNSRMTDLRQAASMIEGQKVADHVRAIVVPGSQSVKLQAEKEGLHKIFLEAGFEWRESGCSMCLSMNNDVVPAGERCASTSNRNFEGRQGKGARTHLVSPLMAAMAAIHGRFVDVRKFNQEKTVV is encoded by the coding sequence ATGCCTCGAACAATTATCGAAAAAATTTGGGATCAGCATGTTGTCAAAAATGGCGAGGGAAAACCAGACCTTTTATATATTGATCTGCACTTGGTGCATGAAGTAACGTCACCTCAAGCATTTGAAGGATTAAGACAAAAGGGGCGCAAGGTGAGAAGACCTCAAAACACATTTGCGACAATGGATCACAATATCCCGACTGTCAATCGATTTGTGATCGAAGATGAGATTGCGAAAAAACAAGTAAGTGCATTAGAACGCAATTGTGCTGAATTTGGTGTCCGTCTAGCTGATCTCCACAGTGTCGATCAAGGGATTGTTCACGTAATTGGACCAGAGCTTGGTTTAACACTTCCGGGCAAAACAATTGTTTGCGGAGATAGTCATACATCGACTCACGGTGCGTTTGGCGCACTTGCCTTTGGAATAGGCACAAGTGAGGTTGAACACGTGTTATCTACACAAACACTTTGGCAGAAGCGTCCGAAAACACTAGAAATTAGAGTAGACGGAAAGCTGCAAAAAGGGGTAACGGCCAAAGATGTCATTTTAGCCATCATTGGGGCACACGGCGTCAAATTCGGTTCTGGTTATGTCATTGAATACACAGGGGAAGTATTCAGAAACATGACGATGGATGAGCGGATGACGATTTGTAATATGTCCATTGAAGCAGGTGCAAGAGCAGGTTTAATTGCACCGGACGAAGTGACATTTGAATATTGCCGCGGGCGTAAATATGCACCGCAAGGCGAAGATTTCGAAGCGGCCATTGAAGAATGGAAAGAGCTTAGAACAGACCCTGGTGCAACCTATGATAAAACCATTGTTTTAGATGGAAATACCATCTCGCCAATGGTGACTTGGGGAATTAACCCAGGTATGGTATTGCCTGTGGACGCTGAAATCCCAGGGCCAGAAGACTTTGAACAAGAAGATGATCAAAAAGAAGCGCTCCGTGCTTATGAATACATGGGTGTCAAACCGCATCAGCGCATCGAAGACATTACCATTGATCATGTCTTTATCGGCTCTTGTACGAATTCAAGAATGACCGATTTACGCCAAGCAGCCTCTATGATCGAAGGACAAAAAGTAGCTGATCATGTGAGAGCCATTGTTGTTCCTGGTTCTCAAAGTGTCAAACTGCAAGCGGAGAAAGAAGGTCTTCATAAAATCTTCCTTGAAGCAGGCTTTGAATGGAGAGAATCTGGGTGCAGTATGTGTTTGAGTATGAACAATGATGTCGTGCCAGCCGGCGAACGCTGCGCGTCCACGTCAAACCGTAACTTTGAAGGACGACAAGGGAAGGGTGCAAGAACGCATCTTGTCAGCCCATTAATGGCTGCAATGGCTGCGATACATGGCCGATTTGTCGATGTGAGAAAGTTTAATCAAGAGAAAACAGTCGTGTAA
- the leuD gene encoding 3-isopropylmalate dehydratase small subunit gives MEPLVTHKGKVAVLNRINVDTDQIIPKQFLKRIERTGYGRFAFFDWRYLADGSPNPDFELNQSIYEGASILIAGENFGCGSSREHAPWALDDYGIKIIIAPSFADIFHQNCFKNGMLPIRLDYDVWKTFVEKYENKGYEMTVDLEKQQIQDHEGHITPFEVDSHWREMLLNGYDEISLTLLLEDEIQAFEQKRSNWLRA, from the coding sequence ATGGAGCCTTTAGTCACTCATAAAGGAAAGGTCGCTGTGCTTAACCGCATTAATGTAGATACGGATCAAATTATACCGAAGCAATTTTTGAAAAGAATCGAACGAACGGGATATGGTCGTTTTGCTTTTTTTGACTGGCGTTATTTAGCGGACGGAAGCCCGAATCCTGACTTTGAGCTCAATCAGTCAATATATGAAGGAGCATCCATTTTGATTGCAGGAGAGAATTTCGGCTGTGGTTCGTCCCGAGAACATGCACCTTGGGCACTTGATGATTATGGCATAAAAATAATCATCGCTCCGTCATTTGCAGATATTTTTCATCAAAACTGCTTTAAAAATGGAATGCTCCCAATTCGTCTTGATTATGATGTTTGGAAGACATTCGTTGAGAAATATGAGAATAAAGGATATGAAATGACAGTTGATTTAGAAAAGCAACAAATTCAAGATCATGAAGGTCATATCACACCTTTTGAAGTGGATTCTCACTGGAGAGAAATGCTCCTCAATGGCTATGATGAAATCTCATTAACTTTACTATTAGAAGATGAAATCCAGGCATTTGAACAAAAACGTAGCAACTGGCTACGCGCATAA
- the ddcA gene encoding DNA damage checkpoint antagonist DdcA (acts as an antagonist to the cell cycle checkpoint enforcement protein YneA), which produces MKHDKKKDNVILFPGLKERLIEKGMAALKEKQYQEALQLFSEAKSYDDDEESDIHLGMAICFLELGELQNAKRVCEKMLNEGYGHYFTVLQVYMTILIQLKEYEVVKQTIEAVLEENHLPAESAEHFYKLLEFSRKMIESPEEILDEDESGSEEINIDEMLERPDEQVHFIHSLKDRNLTPHIGVLNTILQKPDGNPVVKSLILQLLSDHDFAKPVHVTKFGDSMTLIPSEAVTPEQMPLLQQVLRILDDTLGNENPTLYQGVEELWRRHLFVLYPFLPKYTDPNLWAAALHKVGYEMHGIEIDPKELHLLYEFNERELKEACTMLKDIEEISYL; this is translated from the coding sequence ATGAAGCATGACAAGAAGAAAGATAATGTCATTTTATTTCCTGGTCTGAAAGAAAGACTAATTGAAAAAGGAATGGCAGCATTAAAAGAAAAGCAGTATCAAGAGGCGCTTCAATTGTTTTCAGAAGCGAAATCATATGATGACGATGAAGAATCCGATATCCACTTAGGGATGGCCATTTGTTTTCTAGAGCTAGGTGAGCTGCAGAATGCAAAACGTGTCTGTGAAAAGATGTTAAATGAAGGATATGGACACTACTTCACTGTTCTTCAAGTGTATATGACCATCTTAATTCAGTTAAAAGAATACGAGGTAGTCAAACAAACGATTGAAGCTGTACTTGAAGAAAACCATCTTCCAGCAGAAAGTGCGGAACATTTTTATAAATTGCTTGAATTTAGCAGAAAGATGATCGAGTCGCCTGAAGAAATCCTAGATGAAGATGAAAGTGGCAGTGAAGAAATCAATATAGATGAAATGTTAGAACGACCAGACGAGCAAGTGCATTTTATACATTCATTAAAAGACCGTAATCTTACACCACACATTGGGGTATTAAACACGATTTTACAAAAACCTGACGGAAACCCTGTTGTGAAATCATTGATTTTGCAACTTTTGTCAGATCATGACTTTGCAAAGCCTGTTCATGTGACCAAATTTGGTGATTCAATGACGTTAATTCCTTCTGAGGCTGTGACGCCAGAGCAAATGCCGCTTCTTCAGCAAGTGCTTCGCATTTTAGATGACACGCTTGGAAATGAAAATCCAACGCTCTATCAAGGGGTAGAAGAGTTGTGGCGCCGTCATTTGTTTGTGCTCTATCCTTTTCTTCCTAAATATACAGATCCGAATCTTTGGGCGGCGGCACTTCACAAAGTCGGCTATGAAATGCACGGTATTGAAATTGACCCGAAGGAGTTGCATCTTTTGTATGAATTTAACGAGCGAGAGCTAAAAGAAGCATGTACAATGCTGAAAGATATTGAAGAAATTTCTTATTTGTAA
- the tig gene encoding trigger factor → MSVKWEKQEGNEGVLTVEVDAETFNKALDDAFKKVVKQVSIPGFRKGKVPRGLFEQRFGVESLYQDALDILLPVEYPKAIDEAGIEPVDRPEIDVEKIEKGENLIFTAKVTVKPEVKLGDYKGLNVEKDDTTVTDEDVQEELKAMQHRQAELVVKEEGAIENGDTVVLDFEGFVDGEAFEGGKAENYSLEIGSGSFIPGFEEQLVGLEAGAEKDVEVTFPEEYHAEDLAGKPAVFKVKIHEIKAKELPALDDEFAKDVDEEVETLAELTEKTKKRLEDAKENEAEAKLREELVAKASENAEVDIPQSMIDTELDRMMKEFEQRLQMQGMNLELYFQFSGQDEDALKEQMKEDAAKRVKSNLTLEAIAVTENIQVSDEEVEEELSKMAEAYNMPVENIKQAIGSTDAMKEDLKIRKAIDFLVENR, encoded by the coding sequence ATGTCAGTAAAATGGGAAAAACAAGAAGGTAACGAAGGTGTCTTAACTGTAGAAGTTGACGCTGAAACATTTAACAAAGCACTTGATGATGCATTTAAGAAAGTCGTGAAGCAAGTATCTATCCCTGGATTCCGTAAAGGGAAAGTGCCGCGCGGTCTTTTCGAGCAGCGCTTTGGTGTAGAATCTCTTTATCAAGATGCACTAGATATTCTTCTTCCAGTTGAATATCCAAAAGCAATCGATGAAGCTGGTATTGAGCCAGTTGACCGCCCTGAAATCGATGTTGAGAAAATCGAAAAAGGTGAAAACCTAATCTTCACAGCAAAAGTTACTGTGAAGCCGGAAGTAAAACTTGGTGACTACAAAGGTCTGAACGTTGAAAAAGACGACACAACTGTCACTGATGAAGATGTACAAGAAGAATTAAAAGCAATGCAACATCGCCAAGCTGAGCTTGTTGTAAAAGAAGAAGGCGCAATTGAAAACGGTGATACAGTTGTTCTTGATTTCGAAGGATTCGTCGATGGAGAAGCTTTCGAAGGCGGAAAAGCTGAAAACTACTCTCTTGAAATAGGATCTGGTTCATTCATTCCTGGTTTCGAAGAACAGTTAGTAGGTCTTGAAGCTGGAGCTGAAAAAGACGTAGAAGTGACGTTCCCAGAAGAATATCATGCTGAAGACCTTGCAGGTAAGCCAGCTGTCTTCAAAGTGAAAATTCATGAAATTAAAGCAAAAGAACTTCCAGCACTTGACGATGAATTTGCAAAAGATGTTGATGAAGAAGTGGAAACACTTGCTGAGTTAACTGAAAAAACGAAGAAACGTCTTGAAGATGCAAAAGAAAACGAAGCAGAAGCAAAACTTCGTGAAGAGTTAGTAGCGAAAGCTTCTGAAAATGCGGAAGTTGACATTCCACAATCAATGATTGATACAGAGCTTGATCGCATGATGAAAGAATTTGAACAACGTTTACAAATGCAGGGAATGAACCTTGAGCTTTACTTCCAATTCTCTGGACAAGACGAAGATGCGCTTAAAGAGCAAATGAAAGAAGATGCTGCAAAACGCGTGAAGTCAAACCTGACGCTTGAAGCGATTGCTGTTACTGAAAACATTCAAGTTTCTGATGAAGAAGTAGAAGAAGAACTTTCAAAAATGGCCGAAGCATACAACATGCCAGTTGAAAATATTAAACAAGCGATTGGGTCTACTGACGCAATGAAAGAAGATTTAAAAATTCGTAAAGCAATTGATTTTCTTGTAGAAAACCGTTAG